AGCTCTGGCCTTCCTACCGCGAGGAAGACATTCCCTGCCGGAGATGTAATTGCGATGAATAGACCCGCAAGAGCGAGGAACGAAAGGCTTGTAATGCCTGCTTCCCAGTTGGCGCCTAGTAGCACAGAGACGAATATCATGCTCCCCCCGGCGAGACCGAAGGAGACCAGCGAGGAGAATTCGGACACGATCCTGAGAGTGTCGCCATACGCCTTTCTCAGGACCTCCGGTCTGTTGACCAGCACTGTGTATGTGGGAAACATGACCGAGTTGATCACGCCTGTCAACAAAGATGGTACAATTGTGCCGAAGAGATACATGTAGTAGTATATGCCGAGCTCCACCTGGCCTGATGTTCCACCAACGATAATCTTGTCGACTGTGCTGGACAAGAGCACTGCAATTGTTCCGAATGTAGCCACACTGCCAAACTTGAAAAGGTTCTTCGCGGTCTGTTTCTGATAACTGCTGCCAATCCATTTGTCCGAGCATCTGAGAAGCACCCCCAGTGACACCAACTGGCCGAGAACCATGCCAATGATAAGTGACCAGTAGGAGAATCCGACGATCGCCAAGGACAAGGACGTGACGGACCAAGTCAAAGAATATGCGATTCTCGCAAGTGATAGTTGCTTGAACCTGAGGTTCTTAGTAAGATTCATTTGGAGCGGAAAAGCAAGGGCCAGAACCAGCAACGAGGTCGCTGCGACGATGAGCGGTACCTGCAGGTCAGCAATCCCAAAGTATTGTGAGATGGGAGACGAAAACAGAGCAATCAGGGCAAATGCCAGAACGGACAATGCTATCCTCAGAATGCTGCCAGTGGCAACGACCTTTCTCCACTCCTCCTTCGAATTGATGACCGCATAGTCAAGTCCCAGTGTTGCTAATTGGCCGGATATCATTGTGATCGTCGCGCACGCAGCAAACAACCCGAAATCGTCTGGGGTGATGATGTTAGCAAGGATCAGCAGGACCGCAGAATTCGTTCCGACAGCCAGGGCCTGTGAGAGCGCTGTCCAGCCGATGTTCGCTGCGGTTTTCTGCCTGAGTCCCATACGGGTTCGAACGCCAAGGGGAGTATGTAATGCTTTTCTCGAGGGATTGATGGTCTGATGTGCCACATCGCAGGGAAAGCGCTCGTCAAAGAT
This is a stretch of genomic DNA from Candidatus Thermoplasmatota archaeon. It encodes these proteins:
- a CDS encoding oligosaccharide flippase family protein; amino-acid sequence: MGLRQKTAANIGWTALSQALAVGTNSAVLLILANIITPDDFGLFAACATITMISGQLATLGLDYAVINSKEEWRKVVATGSILRIALSVLAFALIALFSSPISQYFGIADLQVPLIVAATSLLVLALAFPLQMNLTKNLRFKQLSLARIAYSLTWSVTSLSLAIVGFSYWSLIIGMVLGQLVSLGVLLRCSDKWIGSSYQKQTAKNLFKFGSVATFGTIAVLLSSTVDKIIVGGTSGQVELGIYYYMYLFGTIVPSLLTGVINSVMFPTYTVLVNRPEVLRKAYGDTLRIVSEFSSLVSFGLAGGSMIFVSVLLGANWEAGITSLSFLALAGLFIAITSPAGNVFLAVGRPELVYRITFAVVIPEIPMMVLAADIWGMTGVSAVVMAFEGVKCLYVMHKTARIVGQHGRDIAYEILPFLFSGGVSGLVALMISWYLGLSLLTLILAASAVVVVFLALGSVLSKGRLLEDLRDVKQVLFRRAEDSTG